One region of Salinirubrum litoreum genomic DNA includes:
- a CDS encoding DUF2298 domain-containing protein: MEYALVALWWLAAIGLGLLGLPLSARLFPRLAGRGVGFALPVALVVLGTVIYWLGHLAYGLPTVLAGVAVLLLLAVLSGLDRDTLREGKVEVAPDLEYDLDPRVLGVFTAAFLLVIAIRAVDPGAIPAGGEKFLDFGLLNALDRADSLPPEDFWFAGEAVSYYYGGHLLVHSVSELTATPPEFAYNLGLALFYATFVTAAYDLAGAVADARGHSRTVAGLLGAFFVGVASNLATFGRLVLSSLPEPLRTNAAETVAARAGELTTRQILLGVDEFNYWTASRIIPGTINEFPLFGWLNGDLHAHMMGPTFLLLAAAVGFSYYRTPTRDLTRRRLLAFGVIPLLGGLQAVIHTWSFPTVFGLLWLAVLFAPSDPLSLFPAGVATRVRSAVGVARRDPDELTDPEELASDGGGFGGATAEPATVGSRTALVGSPARVELTRVGSALVVAGVAGLLGFLLAAPFLLSATGGGERAIDLWPALDRSGFGALLIVHGAFLAGFLAFLLARLDPERPVLLAVGLLAVVGLGTLATFPALGLVGPVLLLGWVALRFRDDVGYETVLMIGGAGLVLAVEVVYLNEQAGPGRMNTVFKTYSQVWGLWAVALGAALASMVPSLESLRASFSGGVDRQGVRQVAAVGFVALLVVSTSVYGGLALSGHLSVGGDPTLDATAYVDDQHPEEATAIRWLDRNAEGTPTMVSAPGAYTAPAGGGQAEPGMYTWDASPAASMTGVPTVAGWAHEVGYRGQAAYDSRVRDVDLVYQGDAETRVRLLAEYDVQYVWVGPAERLRYGEVRSFSGLQGVEVAHQSGSVTIYRVDQSALAE, encoded by the coding sequence ATGGAGTACGCTCTCGTCGCCCTCTGGTGGCTGGCCGCCATCGGACTCGGGCTTCTCGGTCTCCCCCTCTCGGCCCGCCTGTTCCCCCGCCTCGCCGGTCGCGGCGTCGGCTTCGCGCTCCCCGTCGCACTCGTCGTGCTCGGGACCGTGATCTACTGGCTCGGCCACCTCGCCTACGGCCTGCCGACCGTGCTCGCCGGTGTCGCGGTCCTCCTCCTGCTCGCCGTGCTCTCGGGTCTCGACCGGGACACCCTCCGCGAGGGAAAGGTCGAGGTCGCCCCCGATCTGGAGTACGACCTCGACCCCCGCGTGCTGGGGGTCTTCACCGCCGCCTTCCTGCTCGTGATCGCTATTCGGGCCGTGGACCCCGGCGCGATCCCGGCCGGCGGCGAGAAGTTCCTCGACTTCGGCCTGCTGAACGCGCTGGATCGCGCCGACAGCCTGCCGCCGGAGGACTTCTGGTTCGCGGGCGAGGCAGTGAGCTACTACTACGGCGGCCATCTCCTCGTCCACAGCGTCTCGGAACTGACCGCGACGCCTCCGGAGTTCGCGTACAACCTCGGTCTCGCGCTGTTCTACGCGACGTTCGTGACGGCCGCCTACGATCTGGCCGGCGCGGTCGCCGACGCCCGTGGCCACTCCCGCACTGTGGCCGGACTGCTCGGTGCGTTCTTCGTCGGGGTCGCCAGCAACCTCGCCACGTTCGGGCGACTGGTGCTGTCGAGTCTCCCGGAGCCCCTGCGGACCAACGCGGCAGAGACGGTCGCGGCGCGGGCCGGCGAGTTGACGACCCGGCAGATTCTCCTCGGTGTCGACGAGTTCAACTACTGGACCGCGAGCCGGATCATCCCCGGCACGATCAACGAGTTCCCGCTGTTCGGCTGGCTGAACGGCGACCTCCACGCCCACATGATGGGACCGACGTTTCTCCTGCTCGCGGCCGCCGTGGGCTTCAGCTACTACCGAACCCCCACGAGAGACCTCACGCGCAGGCGACTGCTCGCGTTCGGCGTGATTCCACTGCTGGGTGGGCTACAGGCCGTGATCCACACGTGGAGTTTCCCGACGGTCTTCGGTCTCCTGTGGCTCGCGGTGCTGTTCGCGCCCAGCGACCCACTCTCGCTGTTCCCGGCCGGCGTCGCCACTCGCGTTCGGAGCGCGGTCGGTGTCGCCCGGCGCGACCCCGATGAGTTGACCGATCCGGAGGAACTGGCGTCGGACGGCGGAGGGTTCGGCGGCGCGACCGCTGAGCCGGCGACCGTAGGATCACGGACGGCACTCGTCGGCTCGCCGGCCCGCGTCGAACTGACGCGCGTCGGGAGTGCGCTGGTCGTCGCCGGCGTCGCGGGCCTGCTCGGCTTCCTGCTCGCCGCGCCGTTCCTGCTGTCGGCGACCGGCGGCGGCGAGCGTGCGATCGACCTCTGGCCGGCGCTGGACCGCAGTGGGTTCGGCGCGCTGCTCATCGTCCACGGCGCGTTCCTCGCGGGCTTTCTCGCCTTCCTGCTCGCCCGCCTCGATCCGGAGCGACCGGTCCTGCTGGCGGTCGGACTCCTCGCGGTCGTCGGTCTCGGCACGCTGGCGACGTTCCCCGCGCTCGGACTCGTCGGCCCGGTGCTGCTGCTCGGCTGGGTCGCGCTCCGGTTCCGCGACGACGTGGGCTACGAGACGGTGCTGATGATCGGCGGGGCCGGACTGGTGCTGGCGGTCGAAGTCGTCTACCTGAACGAGCAAGCCGGACCGGGGCGCATGAACACGGTGTTCAAGACCTACTCGCAGGTCTGGGGACTCTGGGCGGTCGCACTCGGCGCGGCGCTCGCGTCGATGGTGCCCTCGCTCGAGTCGCTCCGGGCGTCGTTCTCGGGTGGCGTGGATCGACAGGGTGTCCGACAGGTCGCGGCGGTCGGCTTCGTCGCCCTGCTGGTCGTCTCCACGTCCGTCTACGGGGGGCTGGCGCTGTCGGGTCACCTCTCGGTCGGCGGCGACCCGACACTGGACGCGACGGCGTACGTGGACGACCAGCATCCCGAGGAGGCGACCGCGATCCGGTGGCTCGATCGGAACGCCGAAGGCACCCCGACGATGGTCTCCGCACCGGGGGCCTACACCGCACCGGCGGGCGGCGGACAGGCCGAACCGGGGATGTACACGTGGGACGCGAGCCCCGCCGCGAGCATGACCGGCGTACCGACGGTCGCCGGGTGGGCACACGAGGTCGGCTATCGCGGGCAGGCGGCCTACGACTCGCGGGTCCGGGACGTGGACCTCGTCTACCAGGGTGACGCCGAGACGCGAGTGCGACTGTTAGCCGAGTACGACGTGCAGTACGTCTGGGTCGGCCCGGCCGAGCGGCTACGCTACGGTGAGGTGCGGTCGTTCTCGGGCCTGCAAGGTGTCGAGGTCGCTCACCAGTCCGGGTCGGTGACCATCTACCGGGTGGACCAGTCGGCGCTGGCCGAGTGA
- a CDS encoding Nif3-like dinuclear metal center hexameric protein, with translation MGLTTEEIMELSLSLVDWDEVPGDSTVYVPGEDIETALVGIDLESPEIQLAASEGYDLALAHHPVGDDARLEFTDVLDRQVDLMTDHGVPEDAAEDAIADLRERLDHSAHASNYRHDPSVAELLDQPYMNVHLAPDEIGRRAFVAVAEDLPDDATVGDFRTALREAFPAFRDADTDIEVRLGDADAELGEVAVHHAAGTNGGASVAEAYYDHGVDTVLYIHVGADDTQQLREQYGDEKNLVITGHIASDAVGLSVFVDALEEAGVSCTCISGVGIGR, from the coding sequence ATGGGACTCACGACCGAGGAGATCATGGAGTTGAGCCTGTCACTCGTCGACTGGGACGAGGTGCCGGGCGACAGCACCGTCTACGTTCCCGGCGAAGACATCGAGACCGCACTGGTCGGTATCGACCTGGAGAGCCCGGAGATCCAACTCGCGGCCAGCGAGGGGTACGACCTCGCACTGGCTCACCACCCGGTCGGCGACGACGCGCGGTTGGAGTTCACCGACGTCCTCGACCGCCAGGTCGACCTCATGACCGACCACGGCGTGCCCGAGGACGCCGCCGAGGACGCCATCGCCGACCTCCGAGAGCGACTGGACCACTCGGCACACGCCTCGAACTACCGGCACGATCCGAGTGTCGCCGAACTGCTCGACCAGCCGTACATGAACGTCCACCTCGCGCCCGACGAGATCGGTCGTCGAGCCTTCGTGGCGGTCGCCGAGGACCTTCCGGACGACGCGACGGTCGGCGACTTCCGCACCGCGCTGCGGGAGGCGTTCCCGGCGTTCCGGGACGCCGACACCGACATTGAGGTGCGACTCGGCGACGCGGACGCCGAACTCGGCGAGGTGGCGGTCCACCACGCCGCCGGGACGAACGGCGGGGCGTCGGTCGCCGAGGCGTACTACGACCACGGCGTCGACACCGTCCTCTACATCCACGTCGGCGCGGACGACACCCAGCAGTTGCGCGAACAGTACGGCGACGAGAAGAACCTCGTGATCACCGGCCACATCGCCAGCGACGCGGTCGGGTTGTCGGTGTTCGTCGACGCACTGGAGGAGGCGGGCGTCTCCTGTACCTGCATCTCCGGTGTCGGCATCGGTCGCTGA
- a CDS encoding NADH:flavin oxidoreductase/NADH oxidase has protein sequence MTDSLFSPLTLRETQLPNRIVVSPMCQYSSPDGLATDWHLVHLGSRAVGGAGVVMTEATAVEPRGRISPQDLGIWSREHAEALAPVADFVRSQGGVPAIQLAHAGRKASTSRPWEGHGPLQPEGEGWEVVGPSDTPYPYDDEAPPTHALDRAEIGRVIDAFAHAAERALSAGFEVAEVHAAHGYLLHEFLSPVTNDRDDEYGGSFENRTRLVREVTAAVRQVWPDDKPVFVRISATDWLPDRESWDVAQSARLAPLLFEAGADLLDVSAGGIHPDQQVPATGPGYQVPYAETIREHLRDEDVPMAVGAVGGITEPVQAEELIQNERADVAILGREHLRNPYFGLEAADELDADAEPPVQYRRGF, from the coding sequence ATGACCGACTCGTTGTTCAGCCCGCTCACACTGCGGGAGACACAACTCCCGAACCGGATCGTGGTCTCGCCGATGTGTCAGTACTCCTCGCCCGACGGTCTGGCGACCGACTGGCACCTCGTCCACCTCGGCAGTCGGGCGGTCGGCGGTGCCGGCGTCGTGATGACCGAGGCGACCGCCGTGGAACCGCGCGGCCGCATCTCGCCGCAGGACCTCGGCATCTGGAGCCGCGAGCACGCAGAGGCGCTCGCACCTGTCGCCGACTTCGTTCGCTCACAAGGAGGGGTCCCGGCGATCCAGTTGGCGCACGCCGGGCGGAAGGCCTCGACGAGTCGACCGTGGGAGGGCCACGGCCCACTCCAGCCAGAGGGAGAGGGGTGGGAAGTCGTCGGCCCGAGCGACACGCCCTACCCCTACGACGACGAGGCACCGCCGACACACGCGCTGGACCGCGCGGAAATCGGTCGCGTGATCGACGCGTTCGCCCACGCCGCCGAGCGCGCGCTCTCTGCCGGGTTCGAGGTCGCCGAGGTTCACGCCGCCCACGGCTACCTCCTCCACGAGTTCCTCTCGCCGGTGACGAACGACCGCGACGACGAGTACGGCGGGAGTTTCGAGAACCGGACGCGCCTCGTCCGGGAGGTGACCGCCGCGGTCCGACAGGTGTGGCCGGACGACAAACCCGTCTTCGTGCGCATCTCCGCGACCGACTGGCTCCCGGACCGGGAGTCGTGGGACGTCGCACAGTCGGCTCGGCTCGCGCCCCTGCTGTTCGAGGCCGGGGCGGACCTGCTGGACGTGAGCGCCGGTGGCATCCACCCGGACCAGCAGGTGCCGGCGACCGGGCCGGGCTACCAGGTGCCCTACGCCGAGACGATCCGCGAGCATCTGCGCGACGAAGACGTGCCGATGGCGGTCGGCGCGGTCGGCGGGATCACGGAACCGGTACAGGCCGAGGAACTGATCCAGAACGAGCGTGCCGACGTGGCGATTCTCGGGCGTGAACACCTCCGGAACCCGTACTTCGGGCTGGAGGCGGCCGACGAACTGGACGCCGACGCCGAACCGCCGGTGCAGTACCGGCGCGGGTTCTGA
- a CDS encoding DUF7504 family protein, with amino-acid sequence MAHESRTDTSFADALEEFKRRGSNLLVVGPPSDRARSAICRRLLGDASGRTRRRLFVETDGTASCLDDCDGAITPETTRLVTRPTPTRSAAATVDSSTTSTESPESTAGGVARRHVAERGLATLACAINEEIGVFTDRADELDPAELRLCFDSLTPLVAENDSVAVRRFLHTITGRVRSCRGMAHYHLAAGRRDDVVVELAPAFDAVVELRIDGDRPEQRWHVPDRDLHTDWLPL; translated from the coding sequence ATGGCCCACGAGAGTCGAACGGACACGTCGTTCGCCGATGCCCTCGAGGAGTTCAAGCGTCGAGGGAGCAACCTGCTCGTCGTCGGCCCGCCCTCCGACCGTGCGCGGTCTGCGATCTGTCGCCGACTGCTCGGTGACGCCAGTGGCCGGACGCGCCGCCGGTTGTTCGTCGAGACCGACGGCACCGCGTCGTGTCTCGACGACTGTGACGGGGCGATCACGCCGGAGACGACGCGCCTCGTCACCCGGCCCACGCCGACCCGGAGTGCCGCCGCGACGGTCGACAGCTCCACCACGTCGACCGAGTCGCCCGAGTCGACTGCCGGCGGAGTCGCCCGCAGACACGTCGCGGAGCGTGGGTTGGCGACACTCGCCTGCGCCATCAACGAGGAGATCGGGGTCTTCACCGACCGCGCCGACGAACTCGACCCGGCGGAGCTTCGGCTCTGTTTCGACTCGTTGACGCCGCTCGTCGCCGAGAACGACAGCGTCGCCGTTCGACGGTTCCTCCACACGATCACGGGGCGTGTCCGATCGTGTCGCGGGATGGCTCACTACCACCTCGCCGCCGGGCGGCGTGACGACGTGGTCGTCGAACTGGCCCCGGCGTTCGACGCGGTGGTCGAACTCCGGATCGACGGCGATCGGCCGGAACAGCGCTGGCACGTCCCCGACCGCGACCTGCACACCGACTGGCTCCCGCTGTAA
- a CDS encoding cupin domain-containing protein, with the protein MSHTKVNVTDTDAVADAMHFLRDPLDAEQLGFTVVDCEPGWIGKEHDHAEMGHEEVYFLVSGSATLTVDGEEVPLSPGDAVRVAPDSVRQIHNGDGESRLVIAGAP; encoded by the coding sequence ATGTCCCACACGAAAGTCAACGTCACCGACACAGACGCGGTCGCGGACGCGATGCACTTCCTGCGAGACCCACTCGACGCCGAACAGTTGGGGTTCACCGTCGTCGACTGTGAACCGGGCTGGATCGGCAAGGAACACGACCACGCCGAGATGGGCCACGAGGAGGTGTACTTCCTCGTCTCCGGGTCGGCGACGCTGACGGTCGACGGCGAGGAGGTGCCGCTGTCACCGGGTGATGCGGTCCGGGTCGCCCCCGACAGCGTCCGGCAGATCCACAACGGCGACGGAGAGAGTCGCCTCGTGATCGCCGGCGCACCCTGA
- a CDS encoding DJ-1/PfpI family protein: protein MTGKQILMFAGDFVEDYEMMVPFQALQAVGHEVHAVCPETEAGETVKTAVHDFRGDQTYMETRGHDFELNATFDEVDPADYDALVIPGGRAPEYLRTYDRVLEITRHFADADKPIAALCHGTLILAAADTIRGTACTAYPALEADVRAAGGEWRDEVTRDGTLVTGQAWPDHPEWIAQFLDVLGTEIDHAPSAATADDD from the coding sequence ATGACAGGCAAGCAGATTCTCATGTTCGCGGGGGACTTCGTGGAAGACTACGAGATGATGGTGCCGTTCCAGGCACTCCAGGCCGTGGGTCACGAGGTCCACGCCGTCTGTCCCGAGACGGAGGCCGGCGAGACGGTCAAGACGGCGGTTCACGACTTCCGGGGCGACCAGACCTACATGGAGACGCGGGGCCACGACTTCGAACTCAACGCGACGTTCGACGAGGTGGACCCGGCAGACTACGACGCACTCGTCATCCCCGGTGGGCGCGCGCCGGAGTACCTCCGGACCTACGACCGCGTGTTGGAGATCACTCGACACTTCGCCGACGCCGACAAGCCCATCGCGGCGCTGTGTCACGGGACGCTGATCCTCGCGGCGGCCGACACCATCCGCGGGACCGCCTGCACCGCTTACCCTGCGCTGGAGGCCGACGTGCGCGCCGCCGGCGGCGAGTGGCGCGACGAGGTGACCCGCGACGGGACTCTCGTGACCGGGCAGGCGTGGCCGGACCACCCCGAGTGGATCGCGCAGTTCCTCGACGTCCTCGGCACCGAGATCGACCACGCACCGAGTGCCGCGACCGCAGACGACGACTGA
- a CDS encoding GtrA family protein, translating into MTEGRLDALLSGVRFGQFASVGALGAVCDTSLVVLLTTYGGVYRGSAKLVGAEVAIVVMFLVNEHWTFSTEGGAGRWSFLRRFLKSNLVRAGGVLVATVVFVFVSGLDYRLPVGGESLWLVFANGVGIGVGMFVNYVAESLFTWRVGSS; encoded by the coding sequence ATGACCGAGGGGCGTCTCGACGCCCTGCTGTCGGGCGTCCGCTTCGGCCAGTTCGCCTCGGTCGGCGCGCTCGGAGCGGTGTGTGACACGAGCCTCGTCGTCCTGTTGACGACCTACGGCGGGGTGTATCGCGGGTCGGCCAAGTTGGTCGGCGCGGAGGTGGCTATCGTCGTCATGTTCCTCGTCAACGAGCACTGGACGTTCTCGACGGAGGGCGGGGCGGGCCGGTGGTCGTTCCTGCGGCGCTTCCTGAAGTCGAACCTCGTCCGGGCCGGCGGCGTGCTGGTGGCGACGGTCGTCTTCGTCTTCGTCTCGGGGCTGGACTATCGGCTCCCGGTCGGCGGCGAGAGTCTCTGGCTCGTCTTCGCGAACGGTGTCGGTATCGGCGTCGGGATGTTCGTCAACTACGTCGCCGAGAGCCTGTTCACGTGGCGCGTCGGGAGTTCCTGA
- a CDS encoding HAD-IIA family hydrolase, translating into MDHSGVVLDVDGTVVRGDDPIPGAREGLDLIADAGLDRLFVSNNPTKAPPAYVDRLGRAGFGVTEAEVVTAGTVATSYLAEHHTDDLLFLVGEDGLRDQFAEADLRLTDDPAAAEVVVASIDRDFHYDDLTDAHEALADESVPLIGTDPDRVIPAPRRDIPGSGAIVNAVAGVAERDPDTMLGKPSEPARRIVLDRLGLPGEECLVVGDRLDTDIEFGRRAGMTTVLVTTGITDRQRLERSDVTPDFVIDSLAELDGIL; encoded by the coding sequence ATGGACCACAGCGGCGTCGTGCTGGACGTAGACGGCACCGTCGTCCGGGGCGACGACCCGATTCCGGGCGCACGCGAGGGACTCGATCTGATCGCCGACGCGGGACTCGACCGCCTGTTCGTCTCGAACAACCCGACGAAAGCTCCGCCCGCGTACGTGGACCGACTCGGTAGGGCCGGCTTCGGCGTCACCGAAGCGGAGGTCGTCACCGCCGGGACCGTAGCGACCAGCTATCTCGCAGAGCACCACACCGACGACCTGCTCTTTCTGGTCGGCGAGGACGGCCTCCGCGACCAGTTCGCCGAGGCCGACCTCCGCCTGACCGACGACCCCGCTGCTGCCGAGGTCGTGGTCGCCTCTATCGACCGGGACTTCCACTACGACGACCTGACCGACGCCCACGAGGCACTGGCCGACGAGTCGGTCCCGCTGATCGGCACCGATCCGGACCGGGTGATCCCGGCACCACGGCGCGACATCCCCGGGTCCGGTGCCATCGTCAACGCGGTCGCCGGGGTGGCGGAACGGGACCCCGACACGATGCTCGGGAAACCTTCAGAACCCGCCCGGCGCATCGTCCTCGACCGACTCGGTCTGCCCGGCGAGGAGTGTCTCGTCGTCGGCGACCGCCTCGACACAGACATCGAGTTCGGTCGCCGGGCGGGGATGACGACGGTGCTCGTCACGACCGGGATCACCGACCGGCAGCGACTGGAGCGAAGCGACGTGACCCCCGACTTCGTGATCGACTCGCTTGCGGAACTCGACGGGATTCTCTGA
- a CDS encoding HAH_0734 family protein, producing the protein MQHLIVRGDPGIRKDAIIEYDGEEQICFSIQRQGDYHGPEEVQLWCVIGSEDEREDYMKRNYVPHWLDVESIDAEALTVIKGRSELSV; encoded by the coding sequence ATGCAACACCTGATCGTGCGTGGCGATCCCGGCATCCGGAAGGACGCCATCATCGAGTACGACGGTGAGGAGCAGATCTGTTTCTCGATCCAGCGACAGGGCGACTACCACGGACCCGAGGAAGTCCAACTGTGGTGTGTCATCGGAAGCGAGGACGAACGCGAAGACTACATGAAGCGGAACTACGTCCCCCACTGGCTCGACGTCGAGTCCATCGACGCCGAGGCCCTGACCGTCATCAAGGGCCGCAGCGAACTGTCGGTCTGA
- the moaA gene encoding GTP 3',8-cyclase MoaA — protein sequence MLADDFGREVSGVRVSLTDRCNFDCVYCHNEGLGDTRGPMDPQDGEMSADDVVRFLEVAAEFDVEAVKFTGGEPMLRDDLAEIIRRTPDSMETSLTTNGTFLPGRAEALKDAGLSRVNVSQDALDPEAFAEITKSGAYEKVLEGVEAAIDAGLTPVKLNMVVFEHTAGYVEGMVDHVAANDGLQLQLIEYMPELTGKPEWNIDIGRVHDWLADLAVEIEHREMHDRKRYWVGGPKGEGGMVEIVDPVGNETFCANCHRVRVTHEGYLKGCLNRNDDLRSMGEMTKPEIRAAFRETVAERVPYYGEYLVRDDEDGWVINDDYIGGPPAVDTDDETATADD from the coding sequence ATGCTGGCGGACGACTTCGGCCGGGAGGTGAGTGGTGTCCGGGTGTCGCTCACGGACCGGTGTAACTTCGACTGTGTCTACTGCCACAACGAGGGGTTGGGCGACACGCGCGGGCCGATGGACCCCCAGGACGGCGAGATGAGCGCCGACGACGTGGTCCGCTTCCTCGAAGTCGCCGCCGAGTTCGACGTGGAGGCCGTCAAGTTCACCGGCGGGGAACCGATGCTTCGCGACGACTTAGCGGAGATCATCCGCCGGACGCCCGACTCGATGGAGACCTCGCTGACGACCAACGGGACCTTCTTGCCCGGGCGCGCCGAGGCCCTGAAGGACGCCGGTCTCTCGCGGGTCAACGTCTCACAGGACGCCCTCGACCCCGAGGCGTTCGCCGAGATCACGAAGTCCGGTGCCTACGAGAAAGTGCTCGAAGGCGTCGAGGCCGCCATCGACGCCGGCCTGACGCCCGTGAAACTGAACATGGTCGTCTTCGAGCACACCGCCGGCTACGTGGAGGGGATGGTCGACCACGTCGCCGCGAACGACGGCCTCCAACTCCAACTGATCGAGTACATGCCCGAACTGACGGGGAAGCCGGAGTGGAACATCGACATCGGGCGCGTCCACGACTGGCTGGCAGACCTCGCCGTGGAGATCGAACACCGCGAGATGCACGACCGGAAGCGGTACTGGGTCGGCGGCCCGAAGGGCGAGGGCGGGATGGTCGAGATCGTCGACCCGGTCGGCAACGAGACCTTCTGTGCCAACTGCCACCGCGTCCGCGTCACACACGAGGGCTACCTGAAGGGCTGTCTGAACCGGAACGACGACCTGCGGTCGATGGGCGAGATGACGAAGCCGGAGATCCGCGCGGCGTTCCGCGAGACGGTCGCCGAGCGCGTGCCGTACTACGGCGAGTATCTCGTCCGGGACGACGAGGACGGCTGGGTCATCAACGACGACTACATCGGTGGCCCGCCGGCCGTCGACACCGACGACGAGACGGCGACTGCCGACGACTGA
- a CDS encoding DUF7547 family protein, translating into MSTRSDEDLADLLDELETTLSDLRAELDTERGGRGGRSRAGDPPRPPRPPSMSDLLRFTEEYTIPAIVTLLEANIRALKATQRVLRMADPERAARAESANARDRLDDAGRTALSQLERSLTDLSDALSSADLPADPESRDIVEDARSLTDEIEDRIAEARERREERDRGSGRDSTRDSSRDERGSDSGVGRDDRRERDAGSRDRGIAIDVREEGDESSDVGETGSDETATTERASASADAGEEEDVDVEAELQSIKDELGQNGADEEGKSGEDAGDEDR; encoded by the coding sequence ATGAGTACCCGCAGTGACGAAGACCTCGCCGACCTCCTCGACGAACTGGAGACGACACTCTCCGACCTCCGTGCCGAACTCGACACAGAGCGTGGTGGTCGAGGTGGCCGGAGTCGCGCCGGTGACCCGCCGCGTCCGCCTCGCCCGCCGTCGATGAGCGACCTGTTGCGGTTCACCGAGGAGTACACCATCCCGGCAATCGTCACCCTACTGGAGGCGAACATCCGGGCGCTGAAGGCGACCCAGCGCGTCCTCCGGATGGCCGACCCGGAGCGCGCGGCGAGAGCCGAGTCGGCGAACGCCCGCGACCGACTGGACGACGCCGGCCGAACCGCGCTCTCGCAACTGGAGCGCAGTCTGACCGATCTCTCGGATGCCCTCTCCTCGGCCGACCTGCCGGCCGATCCGGAGTCGCGCGACATCGTGGAAGACGCCCGGAGTCTGACCGACGAGATCGAGGACCGGATCGCCGAGGCGCGTGAGCGTCGTGAAGAACGTGATCGTGGTTCTGGTCGGGATTCGACTCGGGATTCGAGTCGAGACGAGCGAGGCTCCGACTCGGGTGTCGGGCGAGACGACCGTCGGGAGCGAGATGCCGGGAGTCGTGACCGTGGCATCGCCATCGACGTTCGTGAGGAGGGTGACGAATCGAGTGACGTGGGCGAGACGGGGAGTGACGAGACGGCGACGACCGAGCGAGCGTCGGCGTCGGCGGACGCTGGCGAGGAGGAAGACGTGGACGTGGAGGCCGAACTCCAGTCCATCAAAGACGAACTCGGGCAGAACGGTGCAGACGAGGAGGGTAAGTCGGGCGAGGATGCTGGTGACGAGGACCGGTGA
- a CDS encoding glycosyltransferase encodes MSRTVGVVVPAYRPDTALLSSYVRALHERLDPAAIRVELDAPETGVAEDLTDELSDLPEVTVAPVPYRRGKGAAITAGFEALDTDIRCFADADGSTPAGSIDRVVQAVRDGADLSVGSRRHPDAVVESHQTIARRFLGDGFAWLARRLLDAKLYDYQCGAKALTADLWRRVRGHLYEPGFAWDIELVAVSVAVGADLREVPVRWEDHPNSTVEPVRTSLRLARGLLVSRHRAKLLASDPLHQLLDSRRETEPALVDRRSERAEGGR; translated from the coding sequence ATGTCGCGTACCGTCGGTGTCGTCGTCCCCGCCTACCGACCCGACACGGCCCTCCTCTCGTCGTACGTGCGTGCCCTCCACGAGCGACTCGACCCCGCCGCGATTCGCGTCGAACTCGACGCGCCGGAGACCGGCGTGGCCGAGGACCTCACCGACGAACTCTCCGACCTCCCGGAGGTGACGGTCGCCCCGGTGCCCTACCGCCGGGGGAAGGGCGCGGCCATCACCGCCGGCTTCGAGGCGCTCGACACCGACATCCGGTGTTTCGCGGACGCCGACGGGAGCACGCCCGCCGGTTCGATCGATAGAGTCGTGCAGGCCGTGCGGGACGGCGCGGATCTGTCGGTCGGGTCGCGTCGGCATCCAGACGCAGTCGTCGAGTCACACCAGACTATCGCCCGGCGGTTCCTGGGTGACGGCTTCGCGTGGCTCGCCCGGCGACTGCTGGACGCGAAGCTGTACGACTACCAGTGTGGCGCGAAGGCGCTGACGGCCGATCTGTGGCGACGAGTGCGCGGGCACCTCTACGAACCGGGCTTCGCCTGGGACATCGAACTCGTCGCCGTCTCGGTGGCGGTCGGCGCGGACCTGCGCGAGGTACCGGTTCGCTGGGAGGACCACCCGAACTCGACGGTCGAACCGGTCCGGACCAGCCTGCGTCTCGCGCGTGGACTGCTCGTCTCGCGTCACCGGGCGAAACTGCTCGCCAGCGACCCACTGCACCAGCTACTGGACTCGCGGCGCGAGACCGAACCGGCACTCGTCGACAGGCGGTCGGAGCGCGCCGAGGGCGGTCGATGA